In Halorubrum sp. PV6, a single window of DNA contains:
- a CDS encoding transposase: MSVKANRTVRIPLSVPDHWVDDLHATHNLYQYCQNRTVDWCWPDTPTHPDDLKTSKGDAEDALYDDLRDKTDNELHANLVQKAIKDAVSAVGSCKTSWENGDRISKPEFQDRADESYTMTYDKRAGTYHRYKASFAVLDGDPVHCRYELPATLNATPYNQYVRDSRWGFSTSKLVFDGEQFWLHAVMNRSYTDAPEYPPTADGSNTQEDFTRVLGVDLNVNGHSPVTSAGGFHGNADYLNHRRSTYEELRGELQETGTRSAHLRLQSRQGVEWAWFDQYAHHMANCIVADAVAVGATNVVFEDLTRIRQRISNEPKFQQWLF; encoded by the coding sequence ATGAGCGTGAAGGCGAACCGCACTGTGCGTATCCCACTCTCTGTCCCCGATCACTGGGTGGACGACCTTCACGCCACACATAACCTATATCAATACTGTCAAAACCGAACTGTCGACTGGTGCTGGCCTGACACCCCCACACACCCAGACGACCTCAAGACCAGCAAAGGCGACGCCGAAGACGCCCTCTACGACGATCTCCGCGACAAAACAGACAACGAACTCCACGCGAACCTCGTCCAAAAGGCCATCAAAGACGCAGTGAGTGCAGTCGGTTCATGCAAGACCTCATGGGAAAACGGCGACCGCATCAGCAAACCCGAGTTCCAAGACCGTGCTGACGAGTCGTACACGATGACGTATGACAAGCGAGCGGGGACATACCACCGATACAAAGCCTCGTTCGCCGTACTCGATGGAGATCCCGTGCACTGTCGCTACGAACTCCCTGCAACCCTCAACGCCACGCCGTACAACCAGTATGTGCGTGACTCTCGATGGGGGTTCAGCACGAGCAAGCTCGTCTTCGACGGCGAGCAGTTCTGGCTCCATGCCGTGATGAACCGCTCTTACACAGACGCACCAGAGTACCCACCGACAGCCGATGGTTCAAACACGCAAGAGGACTTCACAAGAGTTCTCGGCGTGGACCTCAATGTCAACGGGCACTCACCAGTCACCAGCGCCGGTGGCTTCCACGGCAACGCAGACTACCTCAACCACCGTCGGAGCACCTACGAGGAGCTGCGTGGCGAACTCCAAGAAACGGGGACACGATCTGCACACCTTCGCTTACAGTCTCGGCAAGGCGTCGAGTGGGCATGGTTCGACCAGTACGCTCACCACATGGCAAATTGCATCGTTGCAGACGCCGTTGCTGTCGGAGCAACCAACGTCGTGTTTGAGGACTTGACTCGGATTCGACAGCGCATCTCGAACGAGCCGAAATTCCAGCAGTGGTTGTTCTGA
- a CDS encoding minichromosome maintenance protein MCM, which produces MRTGEMTATELTADPYTRQRLALTLTPPKIPPRVGEALLLQFVSAPVATVDQAVRPLHLGLRLDRRIPASSAFTTLRTATGSVGLIYCEAADHTAALHTGGTSPITDPDTALTAYSSIRFAGPDLQEAIAQGMTTGEVPEWTTDGTHPAPGAITVTWRTSPTRRRGASDDIIPELALAVDGVVTADRTADRWLTDTRLPTIDPVEPAFAGVYLEYARQRPTPLSTAAREQLEKMNTATEIAHDVDADSTESPTQTGGTDTIERLAIASARLELSDMVTPAHVETAADLYANMLHVD; this is translated from the coding sequence ATGCGCACTGGCGAGATGACCGCAACCGAATTGACAGCCGATCCGTACACCCGACAGCGGCTTGCACTGACACTCACCCCGCCTAAGATCCCGCCACGAGTTGGCGAAGCACTCCTCTTACAGTTCGTGAGCGCGCCGGTGGCGACCGTCGATCAAGCGGTGCGCCCGCTGCATCTCGGGCTCAGACTCGACAGACGAATCCCAGCGAGTTCCGCGTTCACCACACTCCGTACAGCCACTGGTAGCGTCGGGCTCATCTACTGTGAGGCGGCCGACCACACAGCCGCTCTGCACACGGGCGGTACGAGCCCGATTACGGATCCAGACACTGCCTTGACGGCGTATTCGTCGATCAGGTTTGCTGGGCCAGATCTCCAAGAGGCAATTGCACAAGGGATGACAACGGGCGAGGTTCCAGAGTGGACGACTGACGGCACCCATCCAGCACCGGGCGCCATCACCGTGACGTGGCGGACGTCTCCTACCCGGCGCCGTGGTGCGTCCGACGATATTATCCCCGAACTGGCGCTGGCAGTTGACGGGGTGGTCACTGCAGATCGCACAGCTGATCGCTGGCTCACCGACACGCGGCTCCCCACGATCGATCCGGTTGAGCCCGCATTTGCCGGCGTGTATCTCGAGTACGCTCGGCAGCGACCAACACCACTCTCTACGGCGGCCCGCGAGCAGCTTGAGAAGATGAACACCGCGACGGAGATCGCCCACGATGTCGACGCCGACAGTACCGAGTCACCGACACAGACCGGCGGAACAGACACCATCGAACGACTCGCAATCGCAAGTGCGCGACTCGAACTCTCCGACATGGTCACGCCAGCCCACGTTGAGACGGCAGCGGACCTGTATGCCAATATGTTGCATGTCGATTAG